A single region of the Onychomys torridus chromosome 11, mOncTor1.1, whole genome shotgun sequence genome encodes:
- the Kctd3 gene encoding BTB/POZ domain-containing protein KCTD3 produces the protein MAAAATALRQIGHPLATGSSHLDRCACFSPNPAGFPVDPRKVLIVAGHHNWIVAAYAHFAVCYRIKESSGWQQVFTSPYLDWTIERVALNAKVVGGPHGDKDKMVAVASESSIILWSVQDGGSGSEIGVFSLGVPVDALFFIGNQLVATSHTGKVGVWNAVTQHWQVQDVVPITSYDTAGSFLLLGCNNGSIYYIDMQKFPLRMKDNDLLVTELYHDPSNDAITALSVYLTPKTSVSGNWIEIAYGTSSGAVRVIVQHPETVGSGPQLFQTFTVHRSPVTKIMLSEKHLVSVCADNNHVRTWTVTRFRGMISTQPGSTPLASFKILSLEETESHGSYSSGNDIGPFGERDDQQVFIQKVVPITNKLFVRLSSTGKRICEIQAVDCTTISSFTVRECEGSSRMGSRPRRYLFTGHTNGSIQMWDLTTAMDMVNKSEDKDAGGPTEEELLKLLDQCDLSTSRCATPNISPATSVLQHSRLRESDSSLQLQHHETIHEAATYGATRPYRESPLLARARRTESFHSYRDFQTLSLARNSERPGPENGHVGPTQAAGEGSVSERKSPGAELGHVKELDSGFQVQRAAEGVPESKKRSSEDDGEHKVELRKKGFEAGGFLGRKKVPHLASSPSTSDGGTDSPGTASPSPTKTTPSPRHKKSDSSGQESSL, from the exons ATGGCTGCTGCAGCCACTGCCCTTAGACAGATTGGCCATCCCCTGGCCACAGGATCTAGCCACTTGGATAG ATGTGCATGCTTCTCTCCCAATCCTGCAGGGTTTCCAGTGGATCCAAGAAAGGTGCTAATAGTCGCTGGCCACCACAACTGGATTGTAGCTGCCTATGCGCATTTCGCCGTTTGTTACAG GATCAAAGAGTCTTCAGGGTGGCAGCAGGTGTTTACAAGCCCGTACCTGGACTGGACCATTGAACGAGTGGCTTTAAATGCAAAAGTGGTCGGAGGTCCTCATGGAGACAAAGACAAAATGGTGGCCGTGGCTTCCGAGAGCAGCATCATCCTGTGGAGTGTTCAGGATGGAGGGAGTGGCAGTGAAATCG gtgtgttcAGTCTTGGTGTTCCTGTAGATGCCCTCTTCTTTATTGGGAACCAGTTGGTGGCCACAAGTCATACAGGGAAAGTGGGAGTGTGGAATGCTGTCACTCAGCATTGGCAG GTGCAGGATGTTGTTCCCATAACCAGTTATGACACTGCaggctccttccttctcctgggaTGCAACAACGGATCGATATATTACATAG ACATGCAGAAGTTCCCATTACGCATGAAGGATAACGACCTCCTTGTCACTGAACTCTATCACGACCCCTCCAATGATGCCATCACTGCGCTGAGTGTTTACCTCACCCCCAAAACAA GTGTCAGCGGAAACTGGATCGAGATCGCCTACGGTACGAGCTCTGGAGCCGTGCGAGTGATAGTGCAGCACCCGGAGACTGTCGGGTCAGGGCCGCAGCTCTTCCAGACCTTCACGGTGCACCGCAGCCCCGTCACGAAGATCATGCTGTCCGAGAAGCACCTGGTGTCAG TATGTGCCGACAACAACCATGTCCGTACGTGGACAGTGACACGGttcagagggatgatctccactCAGCCAGGCTCCACTCCTTTAGCGTCATTCAAGATCCTGTCCTTGGAGGAGACAGAAAGCCATGGCAGCTACTCCTCTGGAAATGACATAG GACCTTTTGGAGAACGAGATGATCAACAAGTGTTTATCCAGAAAGTTGTTCCCATCACTAACAAGCTGTTTGTCAGGCTGTCATCCACTGGAAAAAG GATTTGTGAGATCCAGGCTGTCGACTGCACTACAATATCCTCATTCACCGTGAGAGAGTGTGAGGGCTCCAGCAGGATGGGCTCACGGCCAAGGCGCTACTTGTTCACAGGCCACACGAACGGCAGCATCCAGATGTGGGACCTGACCACAGCTatggacatggtcaacaagagtGAGGACAAGG ATGCAGGTGGCCCCACTGAGGAGGAACTGCTCAAGCTGCTAGACCAATGTGACCTGAGCACGTCCCGCTGTGCTACCCCCAACATCAGTCCTGCCACATCTGTGCTTCAGCACAGCCGCCTTCGGGAGTCCGACTCCAG ccttcagctccagcaccatgaaaCCATCCATGAAGCAGCCACGTACGGGGCGACACGGCCTTACCGGGAGAGCCCTTTGTTAGCCCGAGCCAGGAGGACCGAGAGCTTCCACAGCTACAGGGACTTCCAGACTCTCAGTCTCGCCAGAAACTCAGAGAGGCCGGGCCCAGAAAACGGTCACGTGGGTCCAACCCAGGCAGCAGGGGAAGGCAGTGTGTCTGAGAGAAAGTCCCCTGGGGCAGAGCTGGGGCATGTGAAAGAGTTAGACAGTGGGTTCCAAGTGCAGAGAGCAGCCGAAGGGGTGCCAGAGTCCAAGAAACGGTCGTCAGAGGACGACGGTGAGCATAAAGTGGAGTTGCGGAAGAAAGGgtttgaagcaggaggattcctTGGTAGAAAGAAGGTTCCCCATCTGGCATCCTCACCAAGTACCTCCGATGGAGGGACCGACTCTCCTGGTACGGCATCCCCATCTCCAACAAAGACCACTCCGTCACCACGGCACAAAAAGAGTGACTCCTCGGGCCAGGAGTCCAGCTTGTGA